Proteins from a single region of Candidatus Rubrimentiphilum sp.:
- a CDS encoding alpha/beta hydrolase produces MKSPLLSAFWGQTVSVSAYILLPDSYYKEPQKRYPVFYWIQGFGGTGQLDYATEADWQRPMRRLHREFIIVFLDGMFNEGHQEFADSANNGPWGAALTTEFIPTTEAYFRAIGDAKDRFVGGHSSGGWSALWLQVKYPDMFGAEWSISPDPVDFHDFLGPDITRTPSQNFFVDAAGHDYELDGQSLRHFVTGPGWEKKQYESFDAVFSPRGQDGKPLPLFNRSTGVIDPAVAQYWEDHYDIAQILRSNWSDLEPKLRGKLHIIVGTGDQFHLNRPVVLLQKELVGLGSDAEFDFAPGANHFTVFDWNGGAIDYIVKSAAAMATP; encoded by the coding sequence ATGAAGAGTCCCCTATTAAGTGCATTTTGGGGTCAGACCGTCTCCGTCAGCGCGTACATTCTTCTGCCGGATTCATATTATAAGGAGCCGCAAAAGCGCTATCCGGTGTTCTATTGGATTCAAGGCTTCGGCGGTACCGGCCAACTCGACTACGCCACCGAGGCGGATTGGCAGCGGCCGATGCGCCGGCTGCATCGTGAATTCATTATTGTTTTCTTGGATGGCATGTTCAACGAGGGTCATCAGGAGTTCGCGGATTCGGCTAACAACGGACCGTGGGGCGCTGCGCTCACAACCGAGTTCATTCCGACGACCGAAGCGTACTTTCGTGCGATCGGAGACGCAAAGGACCGTTTTGTCGGCGGTCACTCATCCGGCGGCTGGTCTGCACTCTGGCTGCAAGTGAAGTATCCCGACATGTTTGGCGCAGAGTGGTCTATATCGCCCGATCCGGTGGATTTTCATGACTTTCTGGGGCCCGATATTACGCGCACGCCTTCCCAGAATTTCTTCGTCGACGCGGCCGGCCACGACTACGAGCTCGACGGTCAATCTCTTCGGCATTTTGTGACGGGACCCGGCTGGGAGAAAAAACAGTACGAATCGTTTGATGCGGTCTTCAGCCCTCGCGGGCAGGACGGGAAACCGCTGCCGCTCTTTAATCGGAGCACAGGCGTTATCGATCCGGCCGTCGCCCAATATTGGGAAGACCACTATGACATAGCGCAGATCCTGCGCAGCAATTGGAGCGACCTCGAGCCAAAACTGCGCGGCAAATTACACATCATCGTTGGAACGGGCGATCAGTTTCATTTGAATCGTCCCGTCGTGTTGCTTCAGAAAGAACTCGTTGGGCTCGGCAGTGACGCGGAATTTGATTTCGCGCCGGGCGCGAATCATTTTACAGTCTTTGACTGGAATGGCGGCGCAATCGACTATATCGTCAAGAGCGCAGCAGCCATGGCGACGCCCTAG
- a CDS encoding cytochrome c, with translation MPFRVLAFLTVVAAGSGLAACNRQTHSSTRAAAVQTDVPANVARGRSIYAVQCSACHGRDGTGGQIGPSLRNESARRNEAAVRAIVLNPEPPMPKLYPARLTQADVRDVSAFVETL, from the coding sequence ATGCCGTTTCGCGTTCTCGCGTTCCTGACCGTCGTGGCGGCCGGCTCCGGTCTTGCGGCTTGCAATCGTCAAACCCACAGTTCGACGCGCGCCGCGGCCGTGCAGACGGACGTCCCGGCCAACGTCGCGCGCGGGAGATCGATTTACGCCGTGCAGTGTTCGGCGTGTCACGGGCGCGACGGCACCGGCGGGCAGATCGGTCCGTCGCTACGGAACGAAAGCGCGCGGCGCAACGAGGCTGCCGTGCGCGCGATCGTGCTCAACCCCGAACCGCCGATGCCGAAGCTTTATCCGGCTCGCTTGACGCAAGCCGATGTTCGTGACGTTTCAGCGTTCGTAGAAACGCTCTGA
- the csrA gene encoding carbon storage regulator CsrA, whose translation MLVLTRKVNQSIAIGDDVRIVVVAIEGDQVRLGIEAPREVAVDRSEVREKS comes from the coding sequence ATGCTCGTGCTCACCCGTAAAGTGAATCAGTCGATCGCAATCGGCGACGACGTGCGGATCGTTGTCGTGGCAATCGAGGGCGACCAGGTCAGGCTCGGCATCGAGGCACCCCGCGAGGTCGCCGTCGACCGGTCGGAGGTTCGCGAGAAGTCCTAA
- a CDS encoding deoxyribodipyrimidine photo-lyase, with translation MPAAIYRFARDLRLDDHAGLSAASAHGDIVPVLIIDSDTSKRLRSSPRRADFFCAAVSSLDSALRERGSALIVRRGEASTILRDLIRESKAEAVAWSASYDGAGAQRDTELQAAVEDAGVRALIAHDAPAIPPEESTAARSSGGEGYRAFVPYYEVWRELAPGSYEAPLLLSFARVQLQSEPLPQPQEFGAPESEAKAGPATAREKLDAFLRGPALQYSFALNVPADDRTSHLSVDLSFGTLAARTIVREARTRMDDPFLLSEERSSLRLFLRSIAMRDFFLQLSWYHPRTSDETLQEKMRAFSFAESHPQLDAWREGRTGYPLIDAGIRQLRATGWMHPRVRAMAASFLCFDLGVDWRVGMAEWETQLIEDDPALAVGNWQWIAGVGADLAAYPRIYNPRKQARRFDPNGVYARIWIAELTNVPGGGFEAARRASAQIELPLHATATYPQPVVDHEKAARDFLKRYQQFVRPAGGRRANR, from the coding sequence ATGCCGGCGGCGATCTACCGTTTTGCGCGCGACCTTCGCCTGGACGATCATGCCGGGCTGAGCGCCGCATCGGCGCACGGCGATATCGTACCGGTGTTAATCATCGACAGCGACACGAGCAAGCGGCTGAGATCGTCACCCCGGCGAGCGGACTTTTTTTGCGCGGCCGTCTCATCGCTGGACTCTGCCTTGCGAGAGCGCGGTTCGGCGCTGATCGTGCGCCGTGGCGAAGCCTCGACGATCCTACGCGACCTGATCCGGGAATCGAAGGCGGAGGCGGTTGCATGGAGCGCGAGTTACGACGGCGCCGGCGCTCAACGCGATACCGAATTGCAAGCCGCCGTGGAAGATGCCGGCGTGCGCGCTCTCATCGCGCACGATGCTCCGGCGATCCCGCCCGAAGAAAGCACGGCGGCGCGCAGCTCCGGCGGCGAGGGGTACCGGGCATTCGTTCCTTACTACGAGGTTTGGCGTGAACTGGCGCCTGGATCGTATGAAGCTCCGCTGCTGCTTTCGTTTGCGCGCGTGCAGTTGCAAAGCGAACCTCTGCCGCAGCCCCAAGAGTTCGGCGCGCCGGAATCGGAAGCGAAAGCCGGCCCCGCGACGGCGCGTGAAAAACTCGACGCTTTCCTGCGCGGCCCCGCGCTGCAGTATTCGTTTGCACTCAACGTCCCGGCCGACGATCGTACCTCGCACTTGAGCGTGGATCTTTCGTTCGGAACGCTCGCGGCGCGGACGATCGTCCGAGAAGCGCGCACGCGCATGGACGATCCATTCCTTTTGTCCGAAGAACGAAGTTCGCTTCGGTTATTTCTGCGCTCGATCGCGATGCGCGATTTCTTCCTGCAACTCTCATGGTATCATCCGCGGACGTCCGATGAAACACTGCAGGAGAAGATGCGCGCGTTTTCGTTCGCTGAGTCGCATCCGCAGCTCGATGCATGGCGCGAAGGGCGGACGGGCTATCCGCTGATCGACGCGGGGATCCGCCAACTGCGCGCGACGGGGTGGATGCATCCGCGCGTCCGGGCCATGGCGGCGTCGTTCCTCTGCTTTGACTTAGGCGTGGATTGGCGCGTCGGTATGGCTGAGTGGGAAACCCAGCTCATTGAAGACGATCCGGCGCTGGCAGTCGGAAATTGGCAATGGATCGCGGGGGTCGGCGCGGACCTGGCGGCCTACCCGCGCATTTACAATCCGCGTAAGCAGGCGCGCCGCTTCGATCCGAACGGCGTCTACGCGCGCATTTGGATCGCCGAACTCACAAACGTTCCGGGAGGCGGCTTCGAGGCGGCGCGCCGGGCTTCGGCGCAAATCGAGTTACCCTTACACGCGACGGCGACGTATCCGCAGCCGGTGGTCGATCACGAAAAGGCGGCGCGCGATTTCCTAAAGCGCTATCAGCAGTTCGTCAGGCCGGCAGGCGGTCGTCGAGCCAATCGCTGA
- a CDS encoding DUF4870 domain-containing protein: MDCYFHSNVPSVARCADCQKAICATCRDEAGTCPSCRLAAKIDAATVQPKSVAGKVPPRSQQWWRSAQQQPASQARATIAEPSDPAESRALVALGYPLWPLALISLFDRKQSRRLRKHAYQAIGFNFGMYGIYALLALILRLPLINATPLGWSADLLLAFMLPIFMVLSVWYGIRAWHGDDVRVPIISDWLDDRLPA; encoded by the coding sequence ATGGACTGTTATTTTCACAGCAACGTTCCGTCGGTAGCGCGCTGCGCGGATTGCCAAAAGGCCATCTGCGCGACCTGTCGCGACGAGGCCGGAACATGCCCCAGCTGCCGGCTGGCCGCAAAGATCGATGCGGCGACTGTGCAGCCGAAATCGGTGGCGGGCAAGGTCCCGCCGCGCTCCCAGCAATGGTGGAGGAGCGCGCAGCAGCAGCCTGCGTCGCAGGCTCGCGCGACCATCGCCGAACCGAGCGATCCCGCAGAGTCGCGTGCCCTCGTTGCGCTGGGCTATCCGCTCTGGCCGCTGGCGCTTATCTCGCTGTTCGATCGGAAGCAATCGCGCCGGCTGCGCAAGCACGCCTACCAGGCCATCGGCTTCAATTTTGGAATGTACGGAATCTACGCGCTGCTCGCGCTCATTCTCCGTCTACCGCTGATTAACGCGACGCCGCTGGGCTGGAGCGCCGACCTTCTCTTGGCTTTCATGCTGCCGATCTTCATGGTGCTTAGCGTCTGGTATGGAATTCGCGCCTGGCACGGTGATGACGTGCGCGTACCGATTATCAGCGATTGGCTCGACGACCGCCTGCCGGCCTGA
- a CDS encoding glycosyltransferase family 39 protein, protein MKFSRIGLWCALAAFVLHAAGNAHYGFFRDELYFIVCGRHPAAGYVDQPSLTPILAALSQSFGISLFALRLIPAACAAIATYAACLLTEEFDGGAFAQIVAGVVTIVAPELMALGSRLSPDSIELWTWPLIALVTLRITRGADTRWWLAVGALSAVAFWGKYTVVFFVAALLVGLLLTPQRRALWSTWFAAGVALAIALVLPNVVWQVQNNYPMLQLLHNDYGKFVFENPPFPLQQILIMSPLLSAVWLVGLVWLLAVRGTRFMGIAYLALIAVMWLLDAKNYYAAPVYPYLIAAGAIPIERWTISSRAWRGAAIAAVLLFAIPSTPFVLPILPMRTFVAYQETLGRIFHLRFHFDPRAGNDVPVQHFADMTGWPELTATVVSVYGSLPSADRAQAAIFAHSAGEAAAIDVYGKRYALPPALSGNDNYWIWGPRGYSGNVLIDVNGDPATDRFRFRSVQLAAVFRNPYAMPYENNVRIYVCRGIREPLAALWPQLRDYSYGLEEL, encoded by the coding sequence TTGAAGTTTTCGCGCATCGGTCTGTGGTGCGCGCTGGCCGCGTTCGTTCTTCACGCGGCGGGTAACGCGCATTACGGCTTTTTTCGCGACGAATTGTATTTTATTGTGTGCGGCCGGCATCCGGCCGCCGGGTACGTCGACCAGCCGTCGCTGACGCCAATCCTGGCGGCGCTGTCGCAATCCTTCGGCATCTCGTTGTTTGCGCTACGTCTGATTCCGGCGGCGTGCGCGGCGATAGCAACCTATGCGGCCTGCCTTCTTACCGAAGAATTCGACGGCGGCGCCTTCGCGCAGATAGTTGCGGGCGTCGTTACGATCGTCGCGCCGGAGCTGATGGCGCTCGGTTCTCGCTTGTCGCCGGATTCGATCGAGTTGTGGACGTGGCCGCTGATCGCGCTCGTGACGTTACGCATCACGCGCGGCGCCGATACACGCTGGTGGCTGGCGGTTGGCGCGCTCTCCGCCGTTGCATTTTGGGGCAAATACACCGTCGTCTTTTTCGTCGCGGCGTTGTTGGTCGGATTGCTGCTGACGCCGCAGCGGCGCGCCCTCTGGTCGACCTGGTTCGCCGCGGGAGTGGCGTTGGCGATTGCACTCGTCTTGCCGAATGTCGTGTGGCAGGTTCAGAACAATTATCCGATGCTGCAGCTGCTGCACAACGACTACGGAAAGTTCGTGTTCGAGAACCCGCCGTTTCCGCTGCAGCAGATCCTGATCATGAGCCCTCTGCTCTCGGCCGTGTGGCTTGTCGGCCTGGTCTGGCTGCTAGCCGTTCGCGGCACACGCTTCATGGGGATCGCCTACCTTGCGCTGATCGCAGTCATGTGGCTGCTCGATGCGAAAAATTATTACGCAGCGCCGGTCTATCCGTATCTCATCGCGGCAGGCGCGATTCCGATCGAGCGCTGGACGATCTCATCCCGCGCTTGGCGCGGTGCGGCCATCGCGGCAGTTCTGCTGTTCGCGATTCCGTCAACGCCGTTCGTGCTGCCCATCTTGCCGATGCGCACGTTCGTCGCGTATCAGGAAACGCTGGGCCGCATCTTTCACCTGCGCTTTCATTTCGATCCTCGTGCAGGCAACGACGTTCCGGTTCAACACTTTGCGGATATGACGGGCTGGCCCGAACTCACGGCAACCGTTGTGAGCGTCTATGGCAGCCTTCCGTCTGCGGACCGCGCGCAAGCTGCAATCTTCGCGCACAGCGCCGGTGAGGCCGCGGCGATCGACGTGTACGGAAAACGCTATGCTCTGCCGCCCGCCCTCAGCGGCAACGACAACTATTGGATCTGGGGTCCGCGCGGCTACAGCGGGAACGTGCTCATCGACGTGAACGGAGATCCGGCGACTGATCGATTCCGCTTCCGCTCCGTCCAACTCGCCGCGGTTTTCCGAAACCCGTATGCCATGCCGTACGAAAACAACGTGCGGATCTATGTCTGCCGCGGAATCCGCGAACCGCTCGCAGCGCTGTGGCCGCAACTGCGCGACTACAGCTACGGGCTTGAAGAGCTGTGA
- a CDS encoding TonB family protein, protein MRERLHKEIESLAGAIALGEATDADRRAYREHIASCADCLSELGGEHELARTAAAVGAARDTEVWEPQLGNLFERRSRRPSQVVRFAAAFAVTFAGAATALHFFTVRSAAAPDVQQPVMTAVAGTTVKPSNAHAPAQQNQRRLGVYHNVVLIARAPVALPYPSRPVDPQIGAKAPEIAAVTVYPQTAPAPKHSSKSSAPNVPLWRTVSRMTTTALTETAPQRVSSAESLAIGTFHASTYEAAPIGGETAISPQPPMIAYAEGAEGTTAFEVLVDERGLPTKCIITKPAGYRFLDDAVCKAAMKARFSPKTIEGRAVPGVYRDAFTFRVSTAASDGLPKPIH, encoded by the coding sequence GTGAGGGAAAGACTGCACAAGGAAATCGAGTCGCTGGCCGGCGCCATTGCGCTCGGCGAAGCGACCGACGCCGACCGGCGCGCGTACCGCGAGCATATTGCAAGCTGCGCGGACTGTTTGAGCGAGCTCGGCGGCGAGCACGAACTCGCCCGCACTGCCGCGGCCGTCGGCGCCGCGCGCGACACCGAAGTTTGGGAGCCGCAGCTCGGGAACCTGTTCGAGCGCCGTTCGCGCCGCCCGTCGCAAGTCGTTCGCTTTGCGGCCGCTTTTGCGGTGACGTTCGCAGGCGCAGCCACGGCGCTGCATTTCTTCACCGTTCGCTCCGCCGCGGCGCCGGACGTACAGCAGCCGGTCATGACCGCCGTCGCGGGCACCACAGTGAAACCGTCGAATGCGCACGCGCCCGCGCAGCAAAATCAACGCAGGCTCGGCGTGTACCATAACGTCGTGCTCATCGCGCGCGCACCGGTTGCCCTGCCATATCCGTCGCGCCCGGTCGATCCGCAAATCGGCGCGAAGGCGCCGGAGATTGCCGCCGTTACGGTCTATCCGCAGACCGCGCCGGCGCCCAAACATTCTTCGAAATCTTCTGCGCCGAACGTTCCGCTGTGGCGCACCGTATCGCGCATGACGACGACAGCACTAACGGAAACTGCACCGCAAAGAGTGAGCAGCGCCGAGTCGCTGGCGATCGGCACATTCCACGCCTCGACGTACGAAGCTGCGCCTATCGGCGGCGAAACCGCCATCAGCCCGCAGCCGCCCATGATTGCATATGCCGAAGGTGCGGAAGGCACGACGGCTTTTGAAGTTCTCGTCGACGAGCGCGGCTTGCCGACGAAGTGCATCATCACCAAACCCGCGGGATACCGTTTTCTGGACGACGCCGTCTGCAAAGCCGCGATGAAGGCTCGCTTCTCGCCGAAGACGATCGAGGGACGCGCGGTTCCGGGCGTCTATCGCGACGCATTCACCTTCCGCGTCAGCACCGCCGCGAGCGACGGGCTTCCCAAGCCGATCCACTAG
- a CDS encoding ABC transporter ATP-binding protein, with amino-acid sequence MTRSRTLARLASDARPYLPSIVTAVILGTIGGLLALVPALGLSRLLNKVVIAHPPDMHELYVVLPVVWGSMIVAALTNYGSSYLLASSGQGLIARLRVRLFARLLQLPLREFDKWRPGELIARFSTDMQMMTDAVTISLPQLITTSVTFLSSFAYMLYLDWVLTLSLIIVAPIASFSVSRFQLLISGATTRAQQRIADLSANLTEVLSGQRVIKAFGREEFETRRFSTRNDEYFSTYMKLTQFIQTQPVVISALMSSAAALIIWLSIREVILGRLNPGNLLAYWLLLVNLVNPLNRFAAFVGDLEKAIVGSGRVYGLLDLPAERADKPGAVALGKVQGRITFENVNFSYEPGSPVLQDFSANVGAGEIVALVGPSGAGKTTIVNLVPRFFEPQSGRITVDGVDLADVRLRELRDSIAIVPQEAQLFRGSIADNIRYGRLDATDAEVLEAAREANVDEFVAGFPEGYATEVGERGSRLSGGQRQRVSIARAILRDPRILILDEATSSLDSHSEALIEQALDQLLAGRTTLIIAHRLSTIRRANTILYIEAGRVIEMGSHESLLARGGAYARLHATQFA; translated from the coding sequence ATGACGCGTTCCCGCACGCTGGCGCGCCTGGCTTCCGACGCGCGCCCATACCTCCCAAGCATAGTTACCGCCGTTATCCTAGGGACGATCGGCGGTCTCTTGGCGCTCGTGCCGGCTTTGGGTCTGAGCCGGCTGCTGAACAAGGTCGTGATCGCGCATCCGCCCGACATGCACGAGCTCTACGTCGTTCTGCCCGTCGTCTGGGGCTCGATGATCGTGGCGGCTCTGACGAACTACGGCTCGAGCTATCTGCTGGCGTCGAGCGGGCAAGGACTCATCGCGCGGCTGCGCGTGCGGCTCTTCGCAAGACTTCTGCAGCTGCCGCTGCGCGAGTTCGACAAGTGGCGTCCGGGCGAACTGATCGCCCGCTTCAGCACCGACATGCAGATGATGACGGACGCCGTGACGATCTCGCTGCCGCAATTGATTACGACGTCCGTGACCTTCTTGTCGTCGTTTGCGTACATGCTCTACCTCGATTGGGTGCTGACGCTGTCGCTGATCATCGTAGCGCCCATCGCGTCCTTCTCGGTTTCGCGTTTTCAGCTGCTGATATCGGGTGCGACCACTCGTGCACAGCAACGCATCGCCGATCTTTCGGCCAATCTCACCGAAGTGTTGAGCGGCCAGCGCGTCATCAAAGCGTTTGGGCGCGAAGAGTTCGAAACGCGGCGGTTCTCGACGCGCAACGACGAGTATTTCTCGACCTACATGAAGCTGACGCAGTTCATTCAGACGCAGCCCGTGGTGATATCGGCGCTTATGTCGAGCGCGGCCGCGCTGATCATCTGGCTGTCGATTCGCGAGGTTATCCTCGGCCGGCTCAATCCGGGCAACTTGTTAGCATATTGGCTGCTGCTCGTGAACCTGGTGAATCCGCTGAACCGGTTCGCGGCGTTTGTCGGGGATCTGGAAAAAGCAATCGTCGGGTCGGGACGCGTTTATGGGCTTCTGGACCTGCCGGCCGAGCGCGCCGATAAACCCGGCGCGGTTGCATTGGGCAAAGTACAAGGCCGTATTACGTTCGAAAACGTGAACTTTTCCTACGAGCCCGGATCGCCGGTGCTGCAAGACTTCAGCGCAAATGTCGGAGCCGGCGAGATCGTCGCGCTCGTCGGGCCGTCGGGCGCCGGCAAGACGACGATCGTAAATCTCGTGCCGCGGTTTTTCGAGCCGCAGTCGGGGCGCATCACGGTCGACGGTGTCGATCTGGCCGACGTGCGTCTGCGCGAATTGCGCGACTCGATCGCGATCGTACCTCAAGAGGCGCAGCTCTTCCGCGGCAGCATCGCCGACAATATCCGCTACGGGCGCTTGGACGCCACCGACGCCGAGGTGTTGGAGGCCGCGCGCGAGGCCAATGTGGATGAGTTCGTCGCCGGATTCCCCGAGGGCTACGCGACCGAAGTCGGCGAGCGCGGATCACGCCTGTCGGGAGGGCAGCGTCAGCGGGTTTCGATTGCGCGTGCCATATTGCGCGATCCACGCATTCTTATATTAGATGAAGCCACGAGTTCGCTCGACAGCCACTCGGAAGCGCTTATCGAGCAAGCCTTGGATCAACTGCTGGCGGGACGCACGACGCTGATCATCGCACACCGGCTCTCGACGATCCGCCGCGCGAACACGATCCTGTATATCGAGGCGGGGCGCGTCATCGAGATGGGATCGCACGAGTCGCTCCTGGCACGCGGCGGAGCGTACGCGCGGCTGCACGCAACGCAGTTCGCTTGA
- a CDS encoding RNA polymerase sigma factor, whose product MEQVYLVTGTSAAQSRVEALVREHQTKLARYVRRMVGDADVALDIAQDVFFSAYRTLQREPERPLTAGWLYKTATNTAISYLRRKKILRFVSLDRDHDVHSLRIDERSTASMDLQAAMARLPAEQAAAIMLTSYAGYSSQEAAAILGTSADAVRQRVCRALRTLRLVMTEKV is encoded by the coding sequence ATGGAGCAGGTCTACCTCGTCACCGGCACGTCGGCCGCGCAGAGCCGAGTTGAAGCGCTCGTTCGCGAGCACCAGACGAAACTCGCACGGTACGTGCGCCGGATGGTCGGAGATGCGGACGTCGCGCTCGACATCGCACAGGACGTCTTTTTCAGTGCGTACCGCACACTCCAAAGAGAACCCGAACGCCCGTTAACGGCGGGCTGGCTCTACAAGACCGCGACGAATACGGCCATCTCCTATCTGCGCCGGAAGAAGATCCTGCGCTTCGTGTCCCTCGATCGGGATCACGACGTTCATTCGCTGCGGATCGACGAACGCAGCACGGCCTCGATGGATCTGCAAGCGGCCATGGCCCGCCTGCCGGCGGAACAAGCCGCCGCGATCATGTTGACTAGTTATGCCGGGTACTCGTCGCAGGAAGCTGCGGCGATTCTCGGGACGAGCGCGGACGCCGTCCGCCAGCGCGTTTGCCGCGCGCTGCGAACGCTGCGCCTCGTCATGACGGAGAAAGTGTGA
- the moaA gene encoding GTP 3',8-cyclase MoaA translates to MALTTIDLTRAPLADQFNRPITYLRISVTDKCNLRCIYCMPESGLPWLPKSEILTYEEIEEIVRAAASAGVRSVRLSGGEPLIRRDLHGLVSAINAIDGIEDISLSTNGLLLADQIEELVAAGLRRVNVSLDTLRPERFEQIARRPGLDRVLAGIDAAIARGLAPVKINVVVMRGQNDDEIADLAEWTKRQSVYVRFIEVMPVHENLGVQRDSYVSSDEILERMRSIGDLQPVIGPGGNGPARYFAFDGAPGAVGVISPLSHDYCERCNRVRLTADGRLRLCLFGDQDIDLRAPVRNGASTGDLVEILRSAMLIKPERHHLRLGETSSRMRAFSEIGG, encoded by the coding sequence GTGGCCCTGACGACCATCGATCTGACGCGCGCGCCGCTGGCCGATCAATTTAACCGTCCAATCACGTACCTGCGTATCTCGGTTACGGACAAGTGCAACTTGCGCTGCATCTATTGCATGCCCGAGAGCGGTTTGCCGTGGCTGCCGAAGTCAGAGATCCTTACGTACGAAGAGATCGAGGAGATCGTGCGAGCCGCCGCATCGGCGGGCGTTCGCAGCGTACGGCTGTCGGGCGGCGAGCCGCTGATTCGCCGCGACCTGCACGGCTTGGTATCAGCTATCAATGCGATCGACGGTATCGAAGACATCTCGCTTTCGACGAATGGACTGCTGCTCGCCGATCAGATCGAAGAGTTGGTCGCCGCAGGTTTGCGCCGCGTGAACGTGTCGCTCGATACGCTGCGTCCCGAACGATTCGAACAGATCGCGCGCCGGCCGGGTTTGGATCGCGTTCTTGCGGGAATTGACGCCGCGATCGCTCGCGGTTTGGCGCCCGTTAAAATCAACGTCGTCGTCATGCGCGGGCAAAACGACGACGAAATTGCAGACCTTGCGGAGTGGACCAAACGGCAATCCGTGTACGTGCGGTTTATCGAAGTCATGCCGGTTCACGAGAACCTCGGCGTGCAGCGCGATTCCTATGTGAGTTCGGATGAAATCTTAGAGCGCATGCGATCCATCGGCGATCTGCAACCCGTTATCGGTCCGGGCGGAAACGGGCCTGCGCGCTATTTCGCCTTTGACGGAGCTCCGGGTGCGGTCGGCGTCATCAGCCCGCTGTCGCATGATTATTGCGAGCGGTGCAACCGCGTGCGCCTAACGGCCGACGGACGACTGCGATTATGTCTCTTCGGCGATCAGGACATCGATTTGCGCGCGCCCGTACGCAATGGCGCCTCGACCGGCGACCTCGTCGAGATTTTGCGCTCGGCGATGCTGATCAAGCCCGAGCGCCATCACTTGCGCCTAGGCGAGACCTCCTCTCGCATGCGGGCCTTCTCCGAAATCGGCGGCTGA